One region of Edaphobacter bradus genomic DNA includes:
- a CDS encoding serine/threonine-protein kinase, translating to MTSELWQRLKPLFYAALEQGVEDRAAFIREACGGDSELRSHLEKLLDAEAQSTGSMARPFAAVADFFPTSATRFQAGETVLGRFRILRLIGRGGMGEVYEAEDLQLGRIALKTVRREIALSAGAFDRFRHEVLLARKITGPQICRIHELFLLPASDGYEATVFLTMEYLDGVTLAARLAKDGAMPRKQALPVALDLCEGLRLIHAEGIIHRDLKSANIMLCAHGTSTRTVLMDFGLAQDFEAEGSGPSGESIAPNGGTTAGRIVGTPEYMAPEQFEGGAVSPATDIYSLGIVLYEMITGVHPYAGPTPIAAAIHRARHPASPSTIVAKVSPQWDRVIERCLEYEPAKRFQSAEEVARALRPSLANLRYLHRDRPWVFGAVCVLVLAADAWGGFNLWQTHHYYRPSVEARRWYDSGVAALREGNYVKATRSLQAALAKEPRFVMAHARLAEAWADLDFQGNAQQEMLIAAPDASRLAPLDRMYMEAIQTTITRDYSRGAELYGRILDHLPPPEKAAGYVDLGMAYERAGDPAHALENYANAARLDADHPASFMYTAVLQSRLHHVPEANQAFQRAEKLFTAEMNEEGLAELDYARGYAVNEAGNLSEAKQYLERSLAEAKKIPSVQLEIRVLTQLSSAAYWTDANQAAKYAEESIRLARENQLDAWAANGMVRLASAKIHQGKLDEAEDALQEGLRLAHQTQQLRSEALANLTLASLMDQKQLPDKVIGPAQSARDYYQKNGFFVNTASASILLARAQREKGEYQQALETGNALVALSTRSGVRPLMMQGEELVGTVLLEMERYPDALLHFEKAKSLADNPTGRMYEVVHTANTLWRLGRYSDSDALLQEAAPNDVLAARMAGIRTRSLLSRGKYREALSYSQSMTTRYPNLSVSHRHEAAFDRAIAEAHLGMKMQTIADLENLKRYQAGNAAEEATQDMKIAEISLNVGLAQQARDRAVKAAQHFASTGQLDSELQSSCIAAAASKKLDDPVQFNSYSRKAVDILLQIQQTWSAQEYQSYLSRPDIRTLVAKIPRGDLSNRRSHGAE from the coding sequence ATGACCTCCGAACTGTGGCAACGCCTGAAGCCGCTGTTCTACGCCGCGCTGGAACAGGGCGTAGAGGATCGTGCCGCGTTTATCAGGGAGGCATGCGGCGGAGACTCTGAGCTGAGGTCGCACCTCGAGAAGCTTCTGGATGCAGAGGCGCAATCGACCGGCAGCATGGCGAGACCTTTTGCCGCAGTCGCCGACTTCTTTCCGACAAGCGCCACACGCTTTCAGGCAGGGGAGACAGTGCTGGGGCGATTCCGCATTCTCCGGCTTATCGGGCGCGGAGGTATGGGCGAGGTCTATGAAGCAGAGGACTTACAACTAGGAAGAATTGCGCTGAAGACCGTGCGCCGCGAAATCGCACTGTCGGCCGGAGCATTCGACCGGTTTCGCCATGAGGTGCTGCTGGCCAGAAAGATCACCGGTCCCCAGATCTGCCGTATTCACGAACTCTTTCTGCTGCCGGCGAGCGATGGTTATGAGGCGACGGTCTTCCTGACGATGGAGTATCTCGATGGCGTCACACTCGCTGCGCGGCTGGCGAAGGACGGGGCGATGCCCCGGAAGCAAGCACTCCCGGTGGCGCTCGACTTGTGCGAGGGCCTTCGGCTGATTCACGCCGAAGGCATCATTCACCGCGACCTGAAGAGCGCCAACATTATGCTCTGCGCACATGGCACGAGCACGCGCACGGTGCTGATGGACTTCGGGCTGGCCCAGGACTTCGAGGCCGAAGGTTCCGGTCCGAGCGGGGAGTCCATCGCCCCAAACGGAGGGACCACGGCGGGAAGGATCGTAGGCACCCCGGAGTACATGGCGCCCGAGCAGTTTGAAGGCGGCGCCGTCTCGCCTGCCACGGACATCTATTCGCTGGGGATCGTGCTTTACGAGATGATCACGGGCGTCCACCCGTACGCGGGACCTACGCCAATTGCGGCGGCGATCCACCGGGCACGGCATCCCGCGTCTCCGTCCACAATCGTCGCGAAGGTTTCCCCTCAATGGGACCGCGTGATCGAGCGCTGCCTGGAGTACGAGCCGGCGAAGCGCTTTCAGTCCGCAGAAGAGGTCGCGCGCGCGCTGCGGCCCAGTCTTGCTAACCTCCGTTATCTCCACAGGGACCGCCCCTGGGTTTTTGGCGCTGTCTGCGTGCTCGTGTTGGCAGCCGATGCCTGGGGCGGCTTCAACCTTTGGCAGACGCACCATTACTACCGTCCCTCAGTGGAGGCACGCCGCTGGTACGACTCCGGTGTGGCCGCGCTGCGTGAGGGCAACTACGTCAAGGCGACGCGCTCCCTGCAGGCGGCGCTCGCCAAGGAGCCACGTTTCGTGATGGCGCACGCGCGGCTTGCCGAAGCCTGGGCCGACCTCGACTTTCAGGGCAACGCTCAGCAGGAGATGCTGATCGCTGCTCCCGACGCGAGCCGCCTCGCCCCGCTCGATCGCATGTACATGGAGGCGATCCAGACGACAATCACTCGCGATTACTCTCGCGGCGCCGAGCTCTATGGGCGGATCCTGGACCACCTGCCGCCGCCGGAGAAAGCGGCGGGCTATGTCGACCTAGGCATGGCTTACGAGCGGGCTGGCGACCCGGCCCACGCGCTCGAGAACTATGCCAACGCTGCACGGCTCGATGCGGACCACCCTGCCTCCTTCATGTATACGGCTGTCCTCCAGAGCCGCCTCCATCATGTTCCGGAGGCGAACCAGGCCTTTCAGCGCGCCGAAAAACTCTTTACTGCGGAGATGAACGAAGAAGGGCTCGCCGAACTGGACTATGCGCGAGGCTATGCGGTGAACGAAGCAGGAAATTTAAGCGAGGCGAAGCAATATCTTGAGCGCTCTCTCGCCGAGGCGAAGAAGATTCCCAGCGTCCAACTGGAGATTCGCGTCCTGACGCAACTCAGCAGCGCGGCCTACTGGACTGACGCCAACCAGGCGGCGAAATATGCCGAGGAATCCATTCGCCTCGCTCGCGAGAACCAACTCGACGCCTGGGCCGCAAACGGCATGGTGCGCCTCGCAAGCGCGAAGATACACCAGGGAAAGCTCGATGAGGCTGAGGATGCCCTTCAGGAGGGACTCCGGCTTGCACATCAGACTCAGCAGCTACGTTCTGAGGCGTTGGCGAACCTCACACTTGCGAGTCTCATGGACCAGAAGCAACTACCTGACAAGGTGATTGGGCCGGCGCAGTCTGCTCGGGACTACTACCAGAAGAACGGCTTTTTTGTGAATACTGCAAGTGCCTCTATTCTTCTTGCCCGTGCGCAGCGGGAGAAGGGTGAGTATCAACAGGCCTTGGAGACAGGCAACGCCTTAGTTGCTTTGTCCACTCGCTCCGGCGTACGGCCGCTGATGATGCAGGGGGAGGAACTCGTTGGTACCGTCTTGCTTGAAATGGAAAGATACCCTGACGCATTGTTGCACTTCGAGAAGGCGAAGTCGCTCGCCGACAACCCTACTGGAAGGATGTACGAGGTGGTACACACGGCTAACACACTCTGGAGACTCGGACGCTACTCAGACTCCGACGCACTACTTCAGGAGGCCGCTCCGAACGACGTCCTTGCGGCAAGGATGGCCGGAATCCGCACGCGGTCGCTTCTAAGCCGCGGGAAGTATAGAGAAGCTCTCTCATATAGTCAGTCCATGACAACCAGATATCCCAATCTATCTGTGTCTCATCGGCACGAGGCTGCATTCGACAGAGCGATCGCCGAAGCTCACCTCGGAATGAAAATGCAAACGATTGCAGATTTGGAGAACCTGAAACGATATCAGGCTGGGAATGCCGCAGAGGAAGCGACGCAAGACATGAAGATAGCGGAGATCAGCCTGAACGTTGGGCTGGCCCAGCAGGCCCGCGACAGGGCGGTAAAAGCGGCGCAGCACTTTGCCTCCACCGGTCAACTAGACTCCGAGCTGCAGAGCTCCTGCATTGCGGCAGCCGCTTCAAAAAAGCTGGACGATCCGGTCCAGTTCAATAGCTACTCCAGGAAAGCTGTTGACATCTTGTTGCAAATCCAACAGACTTGGAGCGCTCAGGAGTACCAGAGCTACCTTTCCCGGCCCGACATTCGAACACTAGTGGCAAAGATCCCGCGAGGAGATCTTTCCAATCGGAGGTCCCATGGAGCAGAGTAG